A stretch of Geomonas oryzisoli DNA encodes these proteins:
- a CDS encoding PGN_0703 family putative restriction endonuclease: MTNDQEKNSRARSRTWPYPRHADFEKSLRETAKAWFTSKGYPKHDKYPYCLDTYDNWHHNIIDQKVVTFIKSDRLERKGNKGFPLHKYVHHGLSSQALLFNLLGPLVVDNNLDPLRKVLESHGVIWPGEDAEGKFEYENRDIFNEDSGQPTSIDFMIQDSAGEPKIFIESKLVEKEFGACSVFKNGDCEGRSPVGDFHQCYLHHIGRKYWTLLEKNGFLDGPLGSEKTCIFASHYQFFREVLFALEMSGTFVLLSDERSPTFFCTSKDEKIKRGLMPFLCDLVPEKLRHRIVSITIQEVVHAIEETGTSEWVKDFKVKYGLKR, encoded by the coding sequence ATGACCAACGATCAAGAGAAAAACAGCAGGGCACGTTCCCGTACTTGGCCGTATCCACGGCATGCTGATTTCGAAAAATCACTTCGCGAGACGGCCAAAGCCTGGTTCACGTCGAAGGGGTATCCAAAGCATGATAAATATCCCTACTGCCTCGATACTTATGACAACTGGCACCACAACATTATTGATCAGAAGGTCGTCACTTTTATCAAGAGTGATCGACTAGAGCGCAAAGGTAACAAAGGCTTTCCCCTCCACAAATATGTCCACCACGGCCTGAGCAGTCAGGCTCTCCTTTTCAACCTACTTGGACCTCTCGTTGTTGACAATAATCTTGACCCGCTGCGCAAGGTGCTGGAGTCTCATGGGGTCATCTGGCCGGGTGAAGATGCTGAAGGGAAATTCGAGTACGAGAACCGCGATATTTTCAATGAAGACAGCGGGCAGCCGACATCTATCGATTTCATGATTCAGGATTCGGCGGGAGAGCCAAAGATCTTCATCGAAAGTAAGCTGGTTGAGAAGGAGTTCGGCGCCTGCTCTGTCTTCAAGAATGGTGATTGCGAGGGACGAAGCCCTGTCGGCGATTTTCATCAATGTTATCTGCATCACATTGGTCGGAAATATTGGACTCTGTTGGAAAAGAATGGTTTCTTGGATGGCCCGCTCGGTAGCGAAAAAACATGCATATTCGCCAGTCACTACCAGTTTTTTAGAGAAGTCCTTTTTGCCTTGGAAATGAGCGGGACATTTGTTTTGCTAAGCGACGAGCGCAGTCCCACCTTCTTCTGTACGAGCAAGGATGAAAAAATCAAAAGAGGGCTTATGCCCTTTCTTTGTGATCTGGTTCCTGAGAAGCTCCGGCACCGAATCGTGAGCATCACGATCCAAGAGGTGGTTCATGCGATAGAGGAGACAGGGACGTCTGAGTGGGTGAAAGATTTTAAGGTTAAATATGGCCTTAAGAGATAG
- a CDS encoding IS110 family transposase, with protein MDCAVDRLDLFRHIKSSVRGSEKFLLVGIDVAKDKHHAFFGTPNGRTLYKNLVFDNSIKGFENLRSLARLLLAQNGLGEILYGLEPTASYHKPLAEYLIRNQEHVVYVSNVAVAKNRALLDGRWDKNDKKDAANVADLVGQSRCLFYDIPQEHLMELRSLISFRSRLKKEEHALRMRLRNNVFAQYFPELDKLYTHAGQPDDLVLSIAQHCLDPREIAKLDFDVFLKRITKKAVSPLQEKRLHELWKIANESAGCQVHAAARWEAQSLVAKLKAVRTMVKDNEHRMETVAKQFPEYQSLLSIPGFGPIVSTMVLAAIGDPFRFENRKQVLRTAGLDLSAERSGKSSDTAKPVISKQGKAALRYALVQAAMVASTLNPDIRNYFSRLLKGREFERGIKLKMKVKLAAKFLVVAWTLMKTKEQFKASCFEA; from the coding sequence ATGGACTGCGCTGTAGATCGCCTTGACCTCTTCAGGCATATAAAGTCATCAGTCAGAGGTTCCGAAAAATTCTTACTTGTTGGAATCGACGTTGCGAAAGACAAGCATCACGCCTTTTTCGGCACCCCAAATGGAAGAACTCTCTACAAGAACCTGGTCTTTGACAATAGCATAAAAGGCTTTGAGAACCTGAGAAGCCTTGCGAGACTCCTACTCGCGCAGAACGGACTGGGCGAAATTCTTTACGGACTTGAACCTACAGCCTCCTATCACAAGCCTCTGGCGGAATACCTAATCCGCAATCAAGAGCATGTAGTCTATGTCTCCAATGTCGCTGTCGCGAAAAACCGCGCGCTTCTCGACGGCCGCTGGGACAAGAACGACAAAAAAGACGCCGCCAACGTTGCGGATCTTGTTGGGCAGAGTCGATGCCTGTTTTACGACATACCGCAAGAGCACCTGATGGAGCTGAGAAGCCTCATCTCCTTCCGATCCAGGCTGAAGAAAGAGGAGCACGCTCTACGAATGCGACTGAGGAACAACGTCTTCGCACAGTACTTCCCTGAACTGGACAAGCTCTACACCCATGCAGGACAGCCGGATGATCTTGTTCTATCTATAGCTCAACATTGCCTTGATCCGCGAGAGATCGCAAAGCTCGATTTCGACGTATTCCTGAAGCGGATCACAAAGAAAGCCGTCAGCCCACTACAGGAAAAACGTCTACATGAGCTTTGGAAGATCGCGAACGAGTCTGCAGGATGCCAAGTGCATGCTGCGGCCCGTTGGGAGGCCCAAAGCTTGGTGGCTAAGCTGAAAGCAGTCAGAACAATGGTCAAAGACAACGAACACCGGATGGAAACGGTAGCGAAACAATTCCCTGAGTATCAAAGTCTTCTGTCCATTCCTGGCTTTGGCCCCATAGTCTCGACAATGGTTCTTGCTGCCATCGGTGATCCCTTCCGCTTTGAGAACCGCAAGCAGGTTTTGCGAACGGCAGGACTTGATCTAAGTGCCGAGCGTAGCGGCAAGAGTAGCGATACCGCCAAGCCGGTGATCTCCAAGCAAGGAAAAGCAGCGCTTCGGTACGCCCTGGTGCAGGCTGCCATGGTCGCCTCGACACTGAACCCTGACATCAGGAATTACTTCAGCCGTCTCCTCAAAGGTCGTGAGTTTGAACGAGGTATTAAACTCAAGATGAAGGTAAAACTGGCTGCGAAATTTCTGGTTGTGGCTTGGACCCTTATGAAGACCAAAGAACAATTTAAAGCTTCCTGCTTCGAGGCATGA
- a CDS encoding transposase, translating to MRSNRKYDSEFKREAIKLVIDEGRTIREVESSLGITHGVLKGWVQKHRDQQDPVKVKHASVEAELKHLRKENERLLREREILKKAVAIFSTDPNRYSGS from the coding sequence ATGAGATCGAATCGCAAGTACGATTCAGAGTTTAAACGAGAAGCGATCAAGTTAGTCATTGATGAAGGCCGTACCATCCGTGAGGTAGAGAGCAGCCTAGGGATCACCCATGGGGTTCTCAAAGGGTGGGTCCAGAAACATCGGGACCAACAAGATCCTGTAAAAGTTAAGCATGCATCAGTTGAAGCCGAACTGAAGCACCTGCGTAAAGAGAACGAGAGGCTACTGCGCGAGCGTGAAATCCTAAAAAAAGCAGTGGCCATCTTCTCGACGGATCCGAATCGATATTCGGGTTCATAA
- a CDS encoding WD40/YVTN/BNR-like repeat-containing protein: MPELQVYCIAIDPTDSRTVYAGTSAGLYKSTNAASSWFAANSGLSQYTFPGSIVSIAIDSADRRNVFVGSGSGIYKSSNAGASWSCVYSGLSFPALTVDPTNSQVIYAGTANLYGSESGATAADIGVLKSSDGGLTWQTVKIATGYVRSIVIDARNNSVVYACTGGGVFKSTDGGGTWGSVSGAVVLAAAFSNNGQTLYAATGDKLTSSTDGGVHWNVLGTPLAGVETRALAVDPADSQTMYVGTSAGVFKSIDGGVSWTAANTGFAAAVIKAAVISGAAGTQRIFVGTWDGVFSSTDGGGSWSLANGGQTGSVNNLALDPRNAQTLYAGILFGGVFKSVDGGDSWSAANDGLGITYPGIPTTYYPNTASLAVDPADGAIYVGSSNGVFKSSDGGGSWATAGGLTGYVYALAVDPAHSGVVYAGSYDGVFKSTDGGATWVAKNSGMPFSKMVYSLAIDPANTQCVYAGGYGGVYASTDGGDSWTFKGPSSMVYPVTSLAIDPDMHAIYAGTRGALYKTLNRGSSWSLVNIPATHTGDFTSIAINGSTLVAVTDGGAVFKGSTVW, from the coding sequence TTGCCAGAGTTGCAGGTATACTGCATCGCCATTGATCCGACCGACAGTCGGACGGTCTATGCCGGCACCTCTGCCGGGCTCTATAAGTCCACCAACGCGGCCTCGTCGTGGTTCGCAGCTAATTCCGGCCTGTCACAGTACACTTTCCCAGGATCGATCGTTTCCATTGCCATCGACAGCGCCGATCGCCGCAACGTCTTCGTCGGTAGCGGCAGCGGTATCTACAAGTCCTCGAATGCCGGTGCGAGCTGGAGTTGCGTATATAGCGGCCTTTCCTTTCCGGCTTTGACAGTCGATCCCACCAACAGTCAGGTTATCTATGCGGGGACAGCCAACTTATATGGATCCGAGTCAGGTGCAACTGCAGCCGATATCGGGGTCTTGAAGTCGAGCGACGGCGGCCTCACCTGGCAGACCGTGAAGATTGCCACGGGATACGTTCGGTCAATAGTGATCGACGCCCGCAACAACAGCGTCGTTTACGCCTGCACCGGTGGAGGGGTCTTCAAATCCACTGACGGTGGCGGTACCTGGGGAAGCGTGTCCGGAGCAGTTGTTTTGGCCGCGGCATTCAGCAACAACGGCCAGACCCTGTACGCTGCCACTGGCGACAAACTCACCAGCTCCACCGACGGCGGTGTTCACTGGAATGTCCTCGGGACACCCCTTGCTGGAGTGGAGACGCGCGCGCTTGCTGTCGATCCCGCCGACAGCCAGACGATGTATGTGGGGACCAGCGCCGGCGTTTTCAAATCCATCGATGGCGGAGTATCGTGGACCGCCGCCAATACCGGCTTTGCTGCCGCCGTCATCAAGGCGGCAGTCATTTCCGGGGCTGCCGGCACGCAGCGCATTTTTGTCGGGACATGGGACGGCGTATTCAGTTCAACCGACGGCGGAGGGTCGTGGAGCTTGGCTAACGGTGGACAGACAGGCTCTGTAAACAACCTTGCACTTGATCCGCGCAATGCGCAGACCTTGTATGCAGGGATACTTTTCGGGGGAGTCTTCAAGTCCGTCGATGGCGGCGACTCGTGGAGCGCCGCTAACGACGGACTGGGCATCACTTATCCAGGTATCCCCACCACCTATTATCCCAACACCGCGTCTTTGGCCGTTGATCCGGCAGATGGGGCGATATATGTGGGATCGAGTAATGGCGTCTTCAAATCCTCCGACGGTGGCGGTTCCTGGGCGACAGCCGGAGGCCTGACTGGTTATGTTTATGCCCTCGCCGTCGATCCTGCACACAGCGGTGTTGTATATGCGGGCTCCTACGACGGGGTGTTCAAGTCGACCGATGGTGGCGCCACTTGGGTCGCTAAGAACTCAGGCATGCCGTTTTCCAAGATGGTCTATTCCCTGGCGATAGATCCCGCCAACACGCAATGCGTTTATGCCGGAGGTTACGGCGGAGTGTACGCCTCCACCGACGGAGGGGACTCTTGGACCTTCAAAGGTCCCAGTTCCATGGTATATCCCGTGACTTCGCTAGCGATAGATCCCGACATGCATGCCATCTATGCAGGTACACGCGGCGCTCTCTACAAAACCTTGAATCGAGGCAGTTCTTGGAGTTTGGTGAATATTCCGGCCACTCACACCGGGGACTTCACGTCCATCGCCATTAACGGATCGACTCTTGTTGCCGTGACTGACGGCGGAGCGGTTTTTAAGGGGAGTACGGTTTGGTAA
- a CDS encoding lysozyme inhibitor LprI family protein — translation MKYVQAIHQRAILLKIKGVFFSLLFLMFPVQSFGDVNRWEGVCKKVEKMQLPVKDRPDAEAAKSLDKCESANLYYGFDITPDPTKARHCAYLEIDRGDDIVFGGSAILMMIYANGNGVKKNPDFAIKFACKLDGAPAEMEYRIQHLLDLKKTKGGKAFDLCDDITSGYMQGHCAGREQRFADAKRKRNLDGILAKWGEKDKQEFALLKQSFDKFSEAHVRNEVDTTGTARAALQIEEESTLSKEFVNAVVQFEKGKLPRYTHAEFINTDRELNTVYGKIQSKKDFDSGSVMQSDIKHTQRAWLKYREAWVAFGRQKYPQVTEESWRTWLTKKRIAMLKQFPD, via the coding sequence ATGAAATATGTTCAAGCCATTCATCAGCGTGCGATCCTTCTGAAGATAAAGGGAGTATTTTTCTCACTCTTGTTCTTGATGTTCCCCGTCCAAAGCTTTGGCGATGTCAATAGGTGGGAGGGCGTGTGCAAAAAGGTGGAAAAGATGCAGTTGCCCGTCAAAGATCGACCTGACGCGGAAGCCGCAAAATCTCTCGACAAATGCGAATCGGCGAACCTCTATTACGGCTTTGATATCACGCCTGATCCGACGAAAGCTCGCCACTGTGCCTACCTTGAGATAGACCGAGGAGACGACATCGTTTTTGGGGGATCGGCGATCCTCATGATGATCTACGCAAACGGTAACGGAGTGAAGAAGAATCCCGATTTCGCCATAAAATTCGCTTGCAAACTCGACGGAGCCCCTGCCGAGATGGAGTATCGAATTCAGCACCTTCTGGACCTGAAAAAGACCAAGGGAGGCAAGGCGTTCGATCTCTGCGACGACATCACGAGCGGGTACATGCAGGGACACTGCGCCGGACGTGAGCAACGATTTGCGGACGCCAAACGCAAACGCAACCTTGACGGCATCCTAGCGAAGTGGGGCGAAAAGGATAAACAGGAGTTCGCCCTCTTAAAGCAGTCCTTCGATAAATTTTCAGAAGCGCACGTAAGAAACGAAGTGGATACAACCGGCACCGCCAGAGCTGCCCTCCAGATCGAGGAGGAATCTACACTTTCGAAGGAATTTGTCAACGCCGTTGTTCAGTTCGAAAAAGGGAAACTGCCGCGCTACACCCACGCCGAATTTATAAACACGGACCGGGAGCTGAACACGGTATACGGCAAGATTCAAAGCAAGAAAGACTTCGATTCGGGAAGCGTGATGCAGTCGGATATCAAACACACGCAGAGGGCCTGGTTAAAGTATCGGGAAGCCTGGGTCGCATTCGGTCGCCAGAAGTATCCGCAGGTTACCGAAGAGAGTTGGCGGACGTGGCTCACCAAGAAGCGTATAGCAATGCTCAAACAATTCCCGGATTAG
- a CDS encoding methyl-accepting chemotaxis protein encodes MANFTIAKRLLLGFGTVSLLLFIVVGAGMKGLYSSADQLSNVNRISGLTANAGQVLLNLQGVDEEMKGLVLAETQADRDKIAKHMEEHRTAYQKALDALKKNTKTPDGKKLVAELDSALTAGAKVNDKLKTIAASGDMAGFKAAIAGEGEQARQKYVAAAEALMDYYAKRTDLRVKSAQEAGTAAIATMLITGGIALLLSLGICAFLSSGIKSALKEMGSAIAVIAEGDLTRRVNYHAKDELGQLSDHINGFVQKVQSIMQDLSGDATRVATSSTQLQATAQQMVQGTEEIVAQANTVATAGEEMAATSNDIAQNCHLAAQGAQCANQAAVDGAEVVEATVAVMGVIAERVQGAARTVESLGERSDQIGAIVGTIEDIADQTNLLALNAAIEAARAGEQGRGFAVVADEVRALAERTTRATREISEMIRTIQGETQSAVQAMEEGSKEVERGTQQASRSGQALEAILEQIHAVMMQANQIATAAEEQTATTSEISTNMVQITDIVQATAKGADETAAAATALASMSVRLQEMVRQFKVA; translated from the coding sequence ATGGCAAATTTCACCATCGCAAAACGGTTGCTGCTTGGCTTTGGAACCGTTTCATTGCTGCTGTTCATCGTCGTGGGGGCCGGCATGAAAGGGCTTTACAGCAGTGCCGACCAGTTGAGCAACGTCAACCGCATCAGCGGGCTTACCGCCAATGCGGGACAGGTGCTGCTCAACCTGCAGGGGGTCGACGAGGAGATGAAGGGGCTGGTGCTGGCGGAAACCCAGGCAGATCGGGATAAGATCGCTAAACACATGGAGGAACACCGCACAGCGTACCAAAAGGCACTCGACGCGCTGAAAAAAAATACCAAAACGCCCGACGGCAAGAAGCTGGTAGCGGAGTTGGACAGCGCGCTCACAGCCGGCGCGAAGGTGAACGACAAACTGAAGACCATTGCAGCCTCGGGCGACATGGCCGGATTCAAGGCCGCCATTGCCGGTGAGGGTGAGCAGGCCAGGCAGAAATACGTTGCCGCAGCCGAGGCACTGATGGACTACTACGCGAAGCGGACGGATCTGAGGGTCAAGAGCGCGCAAGAAGCAGGTACCGCTGCGATTGCCACCATGCTGATCACAGGGGGCATTGCCCTATTGCTCAGCCTCGGCATCTGTGCCTTTTTATCCTCGGGTATAAAGAGTGCCCTGAAAGAGATGGGCAGCGCCATTGCCGTCATCGCCGAGGGGGATCTCACCCGGCGTGTCAACTACCACGCCAAGGATGAGTTGGGCCAGCTCAGCGATCATATCAATGGTTTCGTTCAGAAGGTCCAGTCGATCATGCAGGATCTCTCCGGCGATGCCACCCGGGTGGCCACCTCGTCCACGCAGTTGCAGGCAACGGCGCAGCAGATGGTGCAGGGGACCGAAGAGATCGTCGCGCAGGCGAATACCGTTGCCACCGCCGGGGAAGAGATGGCGGCGACCTCCAACGACATAGCTCAAAACTGTCACCTTGCCGCTCAAGGCGCACAATGTGCCAACCAGGCGGCCGTTGACGGCGCAGAAGTCGTCGAGGCCACAGTGGCAGTGATGGGAGTGATTGCCGAGCGGGTGCAAGGGGCCGCGAGGACCGTAGAGTCGCTTGGCGAGCGCTCCGATCAGATCGGTGCGATCGTCGGGACCATAGAAGACATCGCCGACCAGACCAACCTGCTCGCGCTCAACGCAGCCATCGAGGCGGCAAGAGCAGGCGAGCAGGGACGTGGATTTGCCGTCGTCGCAGACGAAGTGAGGGCGCTGGCCGAGCGCACCACCCGTGCGACCAGGGAGATATCCGAGATGATCCGCACCATTCAGGGTGAAACCCAGAGTGCGGTTCAAGCCATGGAGGAAGGGAGCAAAGAAGTCGAACGAGGGACGCAGCAGGCATCCCGTTCCGGTCAGGCCCTGGAAGCCATCCTCGAGCAGATACACGCCGTCATGATGCAGGCGAACCAGATTGCCACAGCCGCCGAAGAGCAGACCGCAACAACGAGTGAAATCAGTACCAACATGGTTCAGATAACCGACATAGTGCAGGCGACGGCCAAAGGTGCCGACGAGACCGCCGCCGCCGCGACTGCCCTTGCCTCCATGTCCGTGAGGCTTCAGGAGATGGTCCGCCAGTTCAAAGTCGCCTAG
- a CDS encoding IS3 family transposase, with translation MTEHRSEFGVQEMCRVLGVTRSWYYAHAAGRVTKRQREDQALLPAIKKAFHDSDKTYGAVRVVKELQKQQKYVGKNRVWRLMRENDLRVKTKRRFKVTTNSDHKRPVAPNLLQRNFSAPAPNQVWTGDITYIETAQGWLYLAVVLDLFSRRIVGWSMSDRMTDDLVVTAFANAAVKRRPGAGFIFHSDRGSQYCSKRFGTTISKAGGVQSMSGTGCCYDNAVTETFFSTLKRELVYHCSFKTRQEAQSRIFCYIEGFYNRKRLHSAIGYCSPEEFEQQELKMAA, from the coding sequence ATAACCGAGCACCGCTCCGAATTCGGAGTTCAGGAGATGTGCCGAGTTCTTGGAGTGACTCGGAGTTGGTACTACGCCCATGCAGCCGGCCGGGTAACCAAGCGGCAGCGTGAAGACCAGGCACTGCTACCAGCTATCAAAAAAGCCTTTCACGACAGCGACAAGACGTACGGTGCAGTACGAGTAGTCAAAGAGCTGCAAAAGCAACAAAAGTACGTCGGAAAGAACCGCGTCTGGCGCCTGATGCGTGAAAATGATCTGCGAGTGAAGACTAAGCGGCGATTCAAAGTCACCACGAACTCGGATCACAAACGTCCTGTCGCGCCAAACCTTTTACAGCGGAATTTCTCTGCTCCAGCCCCTAATCAGGTTTGGACTGGTGACATCACGTACATCGAGACTGCCCAGGGCTGGTTGTACCTGGCAGTCGTGCTGGATCTCTTCTCCCGCCGGATCGTTGGCTGGAGCATGAGCGACCGAATGACAGACGACCTGGTTGTAACGGCTTTTGCCAATGCAGCGGTGAAGCGTCGGCCAGGAGCTGGCTTCATCTTCCACAGCGATCGCGGTTCGCAGTACTGCAGTAAGCGCTTCGGTACCACGATCAGCAAAGCTGGCGGCGTACAAAGCATGAGCGGCACCGGATGCTGCTACGACAACGCTGTGACGGAGACATTCTTCTCGACACTGAAGAGAGAATTGGTTTACCACTGCTCCTTCAAAACCCGGCAGGAGGCGCAAAGCCGGATCTTTTGCTACATCGAAGGTTTTTACAATCGCAAGAGGCTACACTCTGCCATCGGCTATTGCTCCCCAGAAGAGTTCGAGCAGCAGGAGTTGAAGATGGCAGCATAA
- a CDS encoding PGN_0703 family putative restriction endonuclease: protein MKLGNQYHLDDPFKAAARLHQSRYRAEVLKVADDEYGNRLNEHDARELLNYYAHLNSREVLRRKYPGYSKKRDADMLRSEHIPFNMLAPLDCDRLAAAGIIFDAFGIACDTVSNIHIEFAPDKSVRPYLGDGTAFDAYLEVMKPGGAKCGIGIEVKYTEQSYRIGITEKVNVENKDSLYWETARWSGEFIDPDDDIFGTDELRQIWRTHLLGLSMVKHGDLDEFYSITLFPDGNEHFHNALGKYRSLLSTNGREHVFGCTFEKFISSIHGNAEFDAWKLWLERRYLVK, encoded by the coding sequence ATGAAACTAGGCAATCAGTACCATTTGGACGACCCATTCAAGGCGGCAGCACGACTGCATCAATCGCGATACCGGGCAGAAGTGCTAAAGGTGGCAGATGACGAATATGGTAACCGGTTGAATGAGCATGATGCCCGGGAACTGCTGAACTATTATGCCCATTTAAACTCGCGTGAGGTTCTTCGGAGAAAATATCCAGGCTATTCCAAAAAGCGAGATGCGGACATGCTGCGAAGCGAGCATATCCCCTTCAACATGCTGGCTCCGCTCGATTGTGACCGGTTGGCAGCGGCCGGTATTATCTTCGATGCGTTTGGAATAGCATGTGACACTGTGTCGAACATTCACATCGAGTTCGCTCCGGATAAATCGGTTCGCCCCTATCTGGGTGACGGGACCGCATTTGATGCATACCTTGAAGTGATGAAGCCAGGTGGGGCGAAGTGTGGGATCGGCATCGAGGTCAAGTATACCGAACAGTCGTATCGGATCGGGATAACTGAGAAGGTCAATGTCGAGAACAAAGATTCTCTTTACTGGGAGACTGCGCGTTGGTCAGGTGAATTCATTGATCCCGACGATGACATCTTCGGGACCGATGAACTGCGCCAGATATGGAGAACCCATTTACTTGGCCTGTCCATGGTGAAGCATGGCGATCTTGACGAGTTCTATTCCATCACGCTGTTTCCCGACGGCAATGAGCATTTTCACAACGCGCTGGGTAAGTACAGATCCCTGCTGAGCACAAACGGGAGGGAGCACGTCTTTGGTTGCACGTTTGAAAAATTCATCTCCTCGATACATGGCAATGCGGAGTTTGATGCCTGGAAGTTGTGGCTTGAGCGCAGATATCTGGTCAAATAA
- a CDS encoding AraC family transcriptional regulator: MQEMKATHSFWNDASVPSVAVRCTRRSAESYKAHCHREFCVGAVTEGKAVMTVRNETCVLSPGLLAVIPPETVHSCNPPEGGSRSYQMAFFDAAWCRSLQEELFGRRGDFIPPAHFLVENAALYASFLQLTALLADDALPLEKSERATQFASELFISTCDRELPAPAKERDGIVPDVKEYLERRADLNITLQELAVTFRCNPYHLLRTFKQAVGLPPHAFMLNARIERAKRLLLEGMTPASVAAETGFADQSHFHKTFRRLVAATPRQFQLRPAK, encoded by the coding sequence ATGCAGGAGATGAAAGCCACCCATAGCTTCTGGAATGACGCCAGTGTGCCGAGCGTCGCGGTGAGGTGCACCAGGAGGAGCGCGGAGAGTTACAAGGCTCACTGCCATAGGGAGTTCTGCGTCGGCGCCGTGACGGAAGGAAAGGCGGTGATGACGGTGAGGAACGAGACCTGCGTCTTGTCGCCCGGGCTCCTGGCGGTCATCCCTCCCGAAACGGTGCACAGCTGCAATCCCCCGGAAGGGGGGTCGCGTTCCTACCAGATGGCCTTCTTCGACGCAGCGTGGTGCCGCTCGCTTCAGGAGGAACTTTTCGGCAGGCGGGGGGACTTCATACCGCCCGCGCACTTCCTGGTGGAGAACGCAGCCCTCTACGCCTCCTTCCTCCAACTCACGGCACTTCTGGCCGACGATGCCCTTCCTTTGGAAAAGAGCGAGCGGGCGACGCAATTCGCGAGCGAGCTGTTTATCAGTACCTGCGACCGGGAACTCCCGGCTCCTGCCAAGGAGCGGGATGGGATCGTTCCTGACGTCAAGGAGTACCTGGAGCGGCGGGCAGACCTGAATATCACGCTGCAGGAACTCGCCGTCACGTTCCGTTGCAACCCCTATCACCTGCTGCGCACTTTCAAGCAGGCGGTCGGACTCCCACCGCACGCTTTCATGCTAAACGCCCGCATCGAGAGGGCGAAACGGCTGCTGCTCGAGGGAATGACGCCGGCCAGCGTCGCGGCGGAGACGGGGTTCGCCGATCAAAGCCACTTCCACAAGACCTTCCGGCGCCTCGTCGCCGCAACTCCCCGCCAGTTCCAGCTCAGACCGGCAAAATAA
- a CDS encoding LysE family translocator: protein MSKYLVEFVALATAHFLALISPGPDFFLVVGTSVREGASRAAGLCAGIAAANGAYILLALTGFAFIKEPPLLFTAIRTAGALYLLYLGLMLLKPSQRPVDSPLPDDERPRGTSRRSQFAAGFLSAILNPKNAVFYLSLFTVIVSRDTPQAIQACYGLWMVLAVFFWDLLIARLAGSEKVRARLDRHTHWIEKCSGGALLLLGAVLLLR from the coding sequence GTGTCAAAGTATCTTGTCGAGTTCGTAGCGCTGGCAACGGCGCATTTTCTGGCCCTGATCAGTCCGGGGCCGGACTTCTTTCTTGTCGTGGGAACTTCCGTCAGGGAGGGGGCTTCACGTGCCGCGGGGCTTTGTGCCGGTATCGCCGCGGCAAACGGCGCCTACATCCTCCTTGCCCTTACCGGCTTCGCCTTCATCAAGGAGCCCCCGCTCCTCTTCACCGCCATCAGAACGGCCGGTGCCCTGTACCTGCTCTATCTCGGGCTCATGCTGCTGAAACCGTCGCAACGCCCGGTCGACTCACCGCTCCCGGATGACGAGAGGCCTCGCGGCACCAGCCGCCGCAGCCAGTTCGCAGCCGGCTTTCTCTCGGCCATCCTCAATCCGAAAAATGCCGTCTTCTACTTAAGCCTCTTCACCGTGATCGTGAGCCGCGATACGCCGCAGGCGATCCAGGCCTGCTACGGTTTGTGGATGGTCCTGGCCGTCTTCTTCTGGGATCTGTTGATAGCGCGCTTGGCGGGAAGCGAAAAGGTGAGAGCCCGCCTCGACCGCCACACGCACTGGATCGAAAAGTGCTCAGGAGGAGCGCTGCTCCTTCTTGGGGCGGTGCTGTTGTTGCGGTAA